One Juglans regia cultivar Chandler unplaced genomic scaffold, Walnut 2.0 Scaffold_681, whole genome shotgun sequence genomic window carries:
- the LOC118343780 gene encoding F-box/kelch-repeat protein At3g06240-like produces the protein MTTNYLPEQVVVEILLRLPVKSLIRFRCVSKRWRLLISDPGFTKSQFGLASEHPERFLISSSSGIRSLGCDVPFGDSSALRELVVPFQRNCLRVRIIGSCNGLVCVALHPHKGFYIWNPSTGDHRKLPDPGAPLRGFIYWHGFGYDSSTDDYKLIVASYRLVKSDSGRSSEGEVFSLNKNSWKGILHDLDYSDGAKEPAGILCNGSLHWHLKVSEPARDEIYAFDLAEEKFHEIPMPIQEDERPRRAPFSSLRNLGGCLCLVGYTRTHIDLWRMMEYGIGESWAPMLRVAYSHVEVYRYHLNPLWLSRGGQLVLIYAGKELMISKPEGEIEHVVAFSDSLTCEAAVFVESLISPNHYGGDERQRLLCDEDR, from the coding sequence ATGACTACGAATTATCTACCCGAACAAGTCGTCGTTGAAATCCTCTTGCGATTGCCGGTCAAATCTTTAATAAGATTCAGGTGTGTATCTAAACGTTGGCGCTTGCTAATCTCGGATCCCGGATTCACTAAATCGCAGTTCGGGCTAGCGTCTGAGCACCCAGAAAGATTTCTCATATCATCCAGTTCTGGAATTCGATCCCTAGGCTGCGACGTGCCATTTGGGGACAGTTCCGCTCTCAGAGAACTCGTCGTCCCATTCCAGAGAAATTGTCTTCGTGTTAGAATCATAGGGTCTTGCAATGGTCTGGTTTGTGTAGCTCTCCATCCCCATAAGGGTTTCTATATTTGGAATCCTTCAACTGGAGACCACAGGAAATTGCCAGATCCTGGCGCTCCACTACGTGGCTTCATATATTGGCATGGCTTTGGGTATGATTCATCCACCGATGACTACAAGCTTATTGTGGCCTCTTACCGGCTTGTAAAAAGTGATAGTGGCCGTTCAAGTGAAGGCGAGGTTTTCTctttaaacaaaaattcatGGAAAGGTATTCTTCATGACCTCGACTATTCAGATGGCGCGAAAGAGCCAGCAGGGATCCTTTGCAATGGGTCTCTGCATTGGCACCTTAAAGTGAGCGAGCCCGCTCGTGACGAAATATATGCGTTTGATTTAGCAGAGGAGAAATTCCACGAGATACCGATGCCCATCCAGGAAGATGAACGCCCTCGACGAGCACCTTTCAGTTCTTTGAGGAACCTTGGAGGGTGCCTGTGTTTAGTTGGTTATACTCGTACCCATATAGACTTATGGAGAATGATGGAATATGGAATCGGGGAATCATGGGCACCAATGCTCAGAGTTGCGTATTCTCATGTAGAAGTGTACAGATATCATCTAAACCCGCTTTGGCTTTCAAGAGGTGGTCAGCTGGTGTTAATATATGCTGGAAAGGAGTTAATGATAAGTAAACCTGAAGGAGAGATTGAACATGTTGTGGCCTTCAGTGACTCACTTACGTGTGAAGCAGCTGTCTTCGTTGAGAGTTTAATTTCACCTAATCATTACGGTGGTGATGAAAGGCAACGCCTTCTCTGTGATGAAGACCGATGA